The following are encoded in a window of Effusibacillus lacus genomic DNA:
- a CDS encoding alpha/beta fold hydrolase — EAGSPLRAYHYGAGEIISEKMFGFHGRKDQGREGNLHTRGGLMYYGYDALGNVTELTDHLGNEVMEYRYDVFGGLYTGVTAPYNTHGYTGQTYDPTSGLLDYNARWYSAKVGRFTSKDTFQGFVGMPSSHNLYSYVSNNPLRYVDPTGHWQEGDENLPREAQERIVDLTDRWYSSDDQAERDRIHEEAERIRDQYRNGGGGSSGGGGSSDRDDDSDDGNDGDNQLPSPNELLASNAGFAGTPKSSGAVDTQKLASLYFARSIPLEYDEISNVQYQNKIIMDAKIEWYKNQMIYQKAIANGDMNTAATAQQAKEDYHSMAENARANGGTIGVPTVFIHGFSGGSKTFDSTISSLENSGHGKLTNKYTVSFDGVSISYQNSTAVIQEKISVTPTEDYPVDTSHPLVQVVLANNTDYLDNQAKALEKVLDKMEGKYGTKYVNLVGHSMGGVASTRYILNSGGEKVLKLVTLGSPITSEFKHDLMPETVYGRDIDKMNEERGNFNKNIKVMSVAGTLTAYDQVTGEPYELEHDGVVSKESAHGLSNFTNNFTPKKCENCYHTEIQSNSGVINEITNFLGLDQ; from the coding sequence GAAGCCGGATCTCCGCTTCGCGCGTACCATTACGGGGCAGGAGAAATCATCTCCGAGAAAATGTTCGGGTTCCATGGGCGGAAAGACCAGGGACGGGAAGGCAACCTGCACACCCGTGGCGGACTGATGTACTACGGGTACGATGCCCTTGGCAACGTCACCGAGCTTACGGATCACCTTGGAAATGAGGTGATGGAGTACCGGTACGATGTCTTTGGCGGGTTGTATACGGGAGTCACCGCCCCCTACAACACGCACGGCTATACCGGGCAAACCTACGATCCCACATCCGGACTGTTGGATTACAATGCACGGTGGTACTCGGCTAAAGTCGGCAGATTCACGTCGAAAGACACATTCCAGGGATTTGTAGGAATGCCATCGAGTCATAATTTGTATAGCTATGTGTCAAACAATCCTCTCCGGTATGTGGATCCCACGGGCCATTGGCAGGAAGGGGACGAAAATTTACCTCGCGAGGCACAAGAACGAATTGTGGATTTGACAGACAGATGGTATTCGTCAGACGATCAGGCAGAACGGGACCGAATTCACGAAGAAGCAGAGCGGATTCGGGATCAATACCGCAATGGCGGCGGAGGGTCTTCAGGCGGGGGCGGTTCTTCGGATAGGGATGATGACTCCGACGATGGAAATGATGGAGATAATCAACTGCCAAGTCCCAATGAATTGCTGGCTAGTAACGCAGGCTTTGCAGGTACTCCTAAGTCAAGTGGAGCAGTGGATACCCAAAAATTAGCGAGTCTCTATTTCGCTCGTAGCATACCACTAGAATATGACGAAATCTCCAACGTCCAATATCAAAACAAGATCATTATGGACGCAAAAATAGAATGGTACAAAAACCAAATGATATACCAAAAAGCTATTGCCAATGGAGATATGAATACGGCAGCAACTGCACAACAAGCGAAGGAAGACTATCACAGCATGGCAGAGAATGCCAGGGCTAATGGCGGGACAATAGGGGTTCCCACGGTGTTTATCCATGGTTTTTCTGGGGGATCAAAAACCTTTGATAGCACTATTAGCTCTCTCGAAAATAGTGGTCACGGTAAACTAACCAACAAATATACTGTAAGTTTTGATGGAGTCAGTATATCTTATCAGAATAGTACGGCTGTTATTCAAGAAAAAATAAGTGTTACTCCTACCGAAGATTATCCAGTTGATACATCTCATCCTCTTGTTCAGGTTGTATTAGCAAATAATACAGATTATCTTGATAATCAGGCTAAAGCACTTGAGAAAGTATTGGATAAAATGGAGGGAAAATACGGAACCAAGTATGTGAATCTAGTCGGACACAGTATGGGAGGCGTTGCTTCGACAAGATATATCCTAAATTCAGGCGGCGAAAAAGTGTTAAAACTTGTAACGTTGGGGTCTCCTATAACGAGCGAATTTAAGCATGATCTAATGCCGGAAACCGTTTACGGGCGAGATATTGACAAAATGAACGAAGAGAGAGGTAATTTTAATAAAAATATTAAAGTGATGTCGGTCGCTGGCACATTGACAGCGTATGATCAAGTAACGGGAGAACCATATGAATTGGAACATGATGGTGTGGTTTCAAAGGAAAGTGCACATGGGTTAAGTAACTTTACAAATAATTTTACTCCTAAGAAATGCGAAAATTGTTATCACACCGAAATACAAAGCAACTCAGGGGTAATCAATGAAATTACAAATTTTTTGGGGCTTGATCAATAA
- a CDS encoding heavy metal translocating P-type ATPase — protein MYLSGSRNANWMVFVRSRGEAIAAGVSGLLLVAAWLLERADFNGANLLFLLAFVIGGAAKTREGLLTLIKEREIDVNLLMLFAACGAASIGYWMEGAILIFIFAVSGALEKYTMARSYRDLSALIEMKPETALLYQCGREIPVPADQVRIGDLIIAKPGDRIAADGIVREGVSSVNQAAITGESIPVDKEPGHEVFAGTLNGSGSLLIEVTRTNESSMFAKIIKLVQAAQNEVPPTQQFVKRFERIYAKTVIALTLIFIMVPPFLLGWSLNQSLYKAMVFLVVSSPCALMASIMPATLSAISSAARKGILFKGGGCLEQVSRIRAIALDKTGTLTTGRLQITDIIPFQGYDQRRILEIAASIESMSEHPIAKSIVEKALEQQLTLIRPSQLQAITGKGVIANYQGEAWRIGKPAFLNDTDVSPESGRIMERLAGEGKTVIVIENQKGLAGILAVQDSIRHQSREMIDRLRKMGIHSVMLTGDRRSTAEAIAAKAGIDSVYADLLPQEKVGKVKELMQTYGEIAMVGDGINDAPALATATVGIAMGEAGSDASLETADVVLMNDDIGKIPAAIELGKRTQKIIKQNIIFSIFVIILLILSNFTQGLPLPLGVIGHEGSTLLVILNGLRLLR, from the coding sequence ATGTATTTGTCAGGCTCCCGCAACGCGAACTGGATGGTCTTTGTCCGCAGCAGGGGCGAAGCCATAGCGGCTGGAGTCAGCGGGCTGCTGCTGGTTGCCGCTTGGCTCCTTGAGCGGGCAGATTTCAATGGGGCAAACCTTCTCTTTCTTCTAGCGTTTGTCATAGGGGGGGCAGCCAAGACACGGGAAGGTTTGCTCACCCTGATCAAGGAACGGGAAATCGATGTGAATCTGCTGATGCTGTTTGCAGCATGTGGAGCAGCCAGCATCGGGTACTGGATGGAAGGCGCGATCCTCATCTTTATCTTTGCGGTTAGCGGAGCTCTTGAGAAGTATACGATGGCGCGCAGTTACCGGGATCTGTCCGCACTGATCGAAATGAAGCCGGAAACCGCTTTGCTTTATCAGTGTGGCCGCGAAATACCGGTGCCCGCCGATCAAGTAAGGATCGGCGATCTGATCATCGCCAAGCCAGGGGACCGGATAGCGGCCGATGGAATTGTCAGAGAGGGAGTTTCCAGCGTCAACCAGGCCGCCATAACAGGGGAATCAATTCCGGTTGACAAAGAGCCGGGTCATGAGGTATTTGCCGGAACACTCAACGGCAGCGGATCATTACTTATTGAGGTAACAAGGACCAACGAATCCAGCATGTTCGCCAAGATCATCAAATTGGTGCAGGCTGCCCAGAACGAAGTGCCGCCGACGCAGCAATTCGTCAAGAGGTTTGAACGCATCTACGCCAAAACTGTGATCGCACTGACTCTTATTTTCATCATGGTTCCTCCTTTTCTGTTGGGATGGAGCTTGAACCAAAGCCTGTACAAAGCGATGGTGTTTTTGGTGGTGTCCTCTCCTTGCGCGTTGATGGCATCTATCATGCCCGCCACCTTGTCTGCCATTTCCAGCGCGGCCCGTAAGGGAATTCTCTTTAAAGGCGGAGGATGTCTGGAGCAGGTATCGCGAATTCGCGCCATTGCCCTGGACAAAACAGGAACTTTGACCACCGGTCGTTTGCAGATTACGGACATTATTCCGTTTCAGGGATATGACCAGAGGAGAATCCTGGAAATTGCCGCTTCTATTGAAAGCATGTCGGAACATCCCATTGCCAAATCCATTGTCGAGAAAGCGTTGGAACAGCAGTTAACGCTGATTCGCCCCAGTCAACTGCAAGCGATTACCGGAAAAGGAGTCATTGCCAATTATCAGGGAGAAGCCTGGAGAATTGGCAAACCCGCTTTTCTGAACGATACGGACGTCTCTCCGGAATCAGGGAGGATTATGGAACGATTGGCCGGAGAGGGTAAAACCGTTATCGTCATTGAAAACCAAAAGGGTTTGGCCGGAATTCTGGCGGTACAGGACTCCATTCGCCATCAGTCACGGGAAATGATTGACCGGTTAAGAAAAATGGGCATTCACTCCGTCATGTTAACGGGGGACCGACGATCCACGGCGGAAGCGATTGCTGCGAAGGCCGGAATCGACAGTGTTTACGCAGATTTGCTGCCGCAGGAGAAAGTCGGGAAAGTAAAGGAACTGATGCAGACTTACGGGGAAATCGCGATGGTGGGAGATGGCATCAATGACGCTCCTGCGTTGGCAACGGCTACAGTAGGCATTGCGATGGGAGAAGCAGGCAGCGATGCATCACTTGAGACAGCCGATGTCGTTCTGATGAACGATGATATTGGCAAGATTCCCGCTGCCATTGAGTTAGGAAAAAGGACACAAAAAATTATCAAGCAAAATATTATTTTTTCCATCTTTGTGATAATCTTGTTGATACTATCCAATTTTACACAGGGACTGCCGTTGCCGTTGGGAGTGATTGGCCATGAGGGGAGCACCCTTTTGGTCATCCTGAACGGGTTGCGGTTGTTAAGGTAA
- a CDS encoding VIT1/CCC1 transporter family protein, translating to MPQTEHIEKHFEAPVVIRDIVIGLADGLTVPFALAAGLSGSVSVTELVVIAGLAEIAAGSIAMGLGGYLAARTDREHYFSELARERREIVELPERERQEVADILREWGMPEENVQGAVNAISQDPERWVHFMMKFELGLEEPEPKRARNSSLTIGLSYIFGGLIPLAPYFFTANTRLALVISAVVTLIALFVFGFVKGRFTGTNPVKGAFQTMLVGGLAATVAYLVAAWIG from the coding sequence ATGCCACAGACAGAGCACATTGAAAAACACTTTGAGGCGCCTGTTGTCATCCGGGACATCGTAATCGGTCTGGCAGACGGTTTGACAGTCCCGTTTGCGCTGGCGGCCGGCTTGTCGGGCAGTGTTTCCGTAACCGAGTTGGTGGTGATAGCGGGATTGGCTGAAATTGCCGCAGGTTCCATTGCCATGGGCCTGGGAGGTTACTTGGCTGCCCGGACAGACCGGGAGCACTACTTCTCCGAGCTGGCACGGGAAAGACGGGAAATTGTGGAACTTCCCGAGCGGGAACGGCAAGAAGTGGCTGATATCCTGAGGGAATGGGGGATGCCTGAGGAGAACGTACAGGGAGCCGTCAATGCGATCAGCCAAGACCCGGAACGCTGGGTCCATTTCATGATGAAGTTTGAACTGGGTTTGGAAGAGCCCGAACCGAAAAGGGCCCGCAACAGTTCTTTGACTATCGGGTTGTCTTACATCTTTGGCGGATTGATCCCTCTGGCTCCCTATTTCTTCACTGCCAACACCCGGCTGGCGCTGGTGATTTCCGCAGTTGTGACACTGATCGCCCTGTTTGTATTCGGATTTGTAAAAGGCAGGTTCACCGGTACCAACCCGGTCAAAGGGGCATTTCAAACAATGCTGGTGGGGGGATTGGCGGCAACGGTAGCTTATCTGGTCGCTGCCTGGATCGGATAG
- a CDS encoding NAD(P)/FAD-dependent oxidoreductase — protein sequence MAKVLILGAGYGGMAAAVKMQKARIPFTIINKHSYHYFTTLLHEPAGGRNDFDPYYVEISEVLNSPEATIVKDTIKSLNPSEKKVIGEGGEYSYDYLIFALGNAPEFFGIPGLAEHSLLLRSLETAKEVRSHIDEMFALYAADKDPARLRIVVGGAGLTGVELCGELSEYLPHLAHKYKIPEDKIELINLEAAPTILPMLDERLRETALDVLTRKGVQVRTNEKIVRVGENEVELATGEKIEANTIIWTGGVRANPLLAEAGFDCDPRGRAKVNEFLQSVNYEDIFVIGDSACFIGEDGRPLPPTAQLAGQMGEHVVENLKALMNGQPMKKFSFNYMGTLASIGSEVSVGNVKGFKTKGVTATVLKEASKAKWLMTLGGLSLVARKNKQFTRSH from the coding sequence GTGGCAAAAGTGCTGATATTAGGTGCCGGATATGGCGGCATGGCTGCAGCAGTCAAGATGCAGAAAGCCAGAATTCCGTTTACCATTATCAACAAACATTCCTACCATTACTTCACCACTCTCCTGCATGAACCGGCCGGCGGCCGAAACGATTTTGATCCTTACTATGTGGAAATCTCCGAAGTGTTAAACAGCCCGGAAGCCACCATTGTGAAAGACACCATCAAATCTCTCAACCCGTCGGAAAAGAAAGTGATCGGGGAAGGCGGAGAATATTCTTATGACTACCTGATTTTCGCGCTTGGAAATGCACCCGAGTTCTTCGGCATTCCGGGACTGGCCGAACACAGCCTGCTGTTGCGGAGTCTGGAAACGGCCAAAGAGGTTCGTTCCCACATTGATGAAATGTTTGCCTTGTATGCTGCGGACAAAGATCCCGCACGGCTCCGAATCGTAGTTGGCGGCGCCGGGTTAACCGGTGTTGAACTGTGCGGCGAACTGTCCGAATACCTGCCGCATCTTGCCCATAAATACAAAATTCCGGAAGACAAGATTGAACTCATCAATCTGGAAGCAGCCCCCACCATCCTGCCTATGCTTGACGAGCGCTTGAGGGAAACAGCCCTCGATGTACTGACCCGAAAAGGCGTTCAGGTTCGTACCAACGAAAAGATTGTACGCGTCGGGGAAAATGAAGTGGAACTGGCAACCGGCGAAAAGATTGAAGCCAATACCATCATCTGGACCGGCGGCGTCCGCGCCAACCCGTTGTTGGCAGAAGCGGGTTTTGACTGCGATCCCCGGGGACGTGCGAAAGTGAATGAGTTTCTCCAGTCTGTCAACTACGAAGACATCTTTGTGATCGGAGATTCTGCCTGCTTTATCGGCGAAGACGGGCGTCCGCTTCCGCCAACCGCCCAGTTGGCGGGTCAAATGGGAGAACATGTGGTGGAGAACCTCAAGGCACTTATGAACGGGCAGCCTATGAAAAAATTCAGCTTCAACTACATGGGAACTTTGGCTTCCATCGGTTCGGAAGTCAGTGTAGGAAACGTCAAAGGATTTAAGACCAAAGGGGTCACCGCAACGGTTCTGAAGGAAGCGTCCAAGGCCAAATGGTTAATGACGCTCGGTGGATTGTCCCTTGTAGCCAGGAAAAACAAACAGTTTACAAGATCCCATTAA
- the holA gene encoding DNA polymerase III subunit delta: protein MSYREIMQEIKQGVIRPIYVLYGTEQLLIREVVEAIEQAVNPGDSLNTLRFHCDETPVQVAVQEAETLPFLNDRRLVIVQNAVFFTGSKSARNDHDLDMLLRYLENPASTSTLILTVYADKLDERKKITKAAQKSGKVVPFFPLKEQELLDWILARTSRARVAITREAIARLVLTSGSSLSFLSTELNKLSLYAGENGTIDEETVDLLASRTLEQDIFVFVDEVVRLRTEQALRLMEDLIKNKQAPIYLLFMITRQVRIMLQVKIQSVRGLSSQQIAGLIGVHPYACKVAGEQAKRYTKLELETLLMELADIDYKIKTGKTEDRQALEMFLLTMPRKVKSVM, encoded by the coding sequence ATGTCTTATCGTGAAATCATGCAAGAGATTAAGCAAGGAGTCATCCGTCCGATCTATGTTCTTTATGGAACCGAGCAGCTGTTGATCCGGGAAGTTGTCGAGGCGATCGAACAGGCTGTGAATCCGGGCGATTCCCTCAACACGCTTCGTTTCCATTGCGATGAAACTCCTGTGCAAGTTGCAGTGCAGGAAGCGGAGACACTGCCGTTTTTGAACGACAGACGTTTGGTGATCGTTCAGAATGCGGTTTTCTTCACGGGTTCCAAATCGGCCCGCAATGACCACGATCTGGACATGTTGCTGCGGTACCTGGAAAATCCGGCCTCCACTTCCACGCTCATTCTGACAGTTTATGCCGATAAACTGGACGAACGAAAGAAGATTACCAAGGCGGCACAGAAGTCCGGAAAAGTCGTACCCTTTTTCCCTCTTAAGGAACAGGAATTGCTTGACTGGATTCTCGCCAGAACATCCAGGGCTCGTGTAGCCATCACTCGGGAAGCAATTGCAAGGCTTGTGCTCACTTCGGGTTCGAGCCTGTCCTTTCTTTCCACAGAACTGAACAAATTATCGCTCTATGCGGGCGAGAACGGAACGATTGACGAGGAAACCGTAGATCTGTTGGCTTCCAGAACTCTTGAGCAAGACATCTTTGTCTTTGTCGACGAGGTGGTCCGGTTGCGGACGGAACAGGCTCTGCGCTTGATGGAAGATCTGATTAAGAACAAACAGGCTCCTATCTATCTGTTGTTCATGATTACCCGGCAAGTCCGGATCATGTTGCAAGTCAAGATTCAAAGTGTCCGCGGTCTCTCATCCCAGCAAATTGCCGGGCTCATTGGGGTTCACCCCTATGCTTGCAAGGTGGCGGGTGAACAAGCCAAACGCTATACCAAGCTGGAGTTGGAAACTCTTCTTATGGAACTGGCAGACATTGATTATAAGATCAAGACGGGGAAAACGGAGGATCGGCAGGCACTGGAGATGTTCCTGCTGACAATGCCAAGGAAAGTCAAATCCGTTATGTAG
- a CDS encoding alpha/beta-type small acid-soluble spore protein, whose product MPRRNRLLVPEARTALDRFKCEVMQDLAPSPNVSCTANPNDIKFTAADRVGVPLVKGDNGELTARQAGKVGGQLGGSMVKRMVEMAQQQLANQNQK is encoded by the coding sequence ATGCCACGCCGTAATCGCCTGCTGGTGCCGGAAGCGAGAACCGCTCTGGACCGCTTTAAATGTGAGGTCATGCAGGATCTTGCTCCTTCCCCTAATGTGTCGTGCACGGCAAATCCCAATGACATCAAATTCACAGCAGCCGACCGGGTCGGGGTACCGTTGGTGAAAGGGGATAACGGAGAGTTGACGGCTCGTCAGGCAGGAAAAGTGGGTGGCCAATTGGGTGGATCCATGGTGAAGCGCATGGTGGAAATGGCCCAACAGCAGTTGGCCAACCAGAATCAGAAATAG
- the rpsT gene encoding 30S ribosomal protein S20 — protein sequence MPNIKSAIKRVKITRTRTLRNAAAKSALRTAIKKFEVAVANNDLDNAKELLQKATRSLDKAVTKGIIHKNAAARKKSRLTKKFNKLGA from the coding sequence GTGCCGAATATCAAATCTGCGATTAAAAGGGTGAAAATTACCCGTACTCGTACCCTTCGCAATGCTGCGGCGAAATCCGCCCTTCGTACAGCGATCAAGAAGTTTGAAGTTGCTGTTGCGAACAACGATCTCGACAATGCAAAAGAATTGTTGCAGAAAGCAACTCGTTCTTTGGACAAGGCGGTTACCAAGGGCATCATTCACAAGAATGCCGCTGCCCGCAAAAAGTCCCGCTTAACAAAGAAGTTCAACAAATTGGGTGCGTAA
- the gpr gene encoding GPR endopeptidase — protein sequence MKEAKDTMEWSQYSVRTDLAVEAHQLAGNAQGTAQIPGVDVDTDEEDGIRVTKMKVKDEIAAQMIGKMQGNYLTFEVPGLRQKDPELQDKVARRFAEELRDYLNLPDQAKVLVVGLGNWNVTPDALGPMVVKKLFVTRHLYTHMTDLLNDGFRPVAAVSPGVLGITGIETSEIVEGIVQNIKPDLVIAIDALASRSLDRVNTTIQVADTGITPGAGVGNKRKGLNKQTLGVDVVAIGVPTVVDAVTIAYDTIDLLLKRIEQEVPENQCSQLFGNFNEQEKKQLIFETLHPLGHNLMVTPKEVDQFVDDIATVVANGLNMALHRSITPEDAAMFLH from the coding sequence ATGAAAGAAGCTAAAGACACTATGGAATGGTCCCAATATTCGGTCCGAACTGACCTGGCGGTGGAAGCTCATCAATTGGCGGGTAATGCGCAGGGCACCGCGCAGATCCCTGGGGTCGATGTTGATACGGATGAAGAAGATGGCATCCGGGTAACCAAGATGAAGGTAAAAGATGAGATTGCCGCACAAATGATCGGGAAGATGCAGGGAAACTACCTGACCTTCGAGGTACCCGGACTCCGTCAGAAAGATCCGGAATTACAGGACAAAGTGGCAAGGCGGTTTGCGGAAGAACTGAGGGACTATCTGAATTTGCCGGACCAGGCCAAAGTATTGGTTGTGGGATTAGGGAACTGGAATGTCACGCCGGACGCTCTCGGTCCCATGGTTGTGAAGAAGTTATTTGTGACCCGTCACCTGTACACACACATGACCGACCTTTTGAATGACGGATTTCGTCCGGTGGCTGCCGTTTCACCCGGTGTACTGGGAATCACAGGGATTGAAACAAGCGAGATTGTGGAAGGAATTGTCCAGAACATCAAGCCTGATCTGGTCATTGCCATTGACGCACTGGCGTCACGTTCCCTGGATCGCGTTAATACTACCATTCAGGTGGCCGACACCGGCATAACGCCTGGAGCCGGGGTAGGCAACAAGCGAAAAGGCCTTAACAAGCAAACTCTCGGCGTGGATGTTGTCGCAATTGGCGTTCCAACAGTGGTGGATGCTGTCACCATTGCCTATGACACCATTGACCTTCTGTTGAAACGGATCGAACAGGAAGTTCCCGAAAATCAATGCTCCCAGTTGTTCGGCAACTTCAACGAGCAGGAGAAGAAGCAGCTGATTTTTGAGACTCTTCATCCGCTGGGACACAACCTGATGGTAACACCGAAAGAAGTCGATCAATTCGTGGACGACATTGCGACCGTTGTGGCCAACGGCTTGAATATGGCTCTGCACCGGTCCATTACGCCGGAGGATGCAGCGATGTTCCTGCACTAA
- a CDS encoding DUF4397 domain-containing protein: MVKRILIGLLTLMMATFFSGMATAAEPAPQQAMVRVVHASPDAPAADVYVDGKPAITGLVFKQATGYLSLSPGRHEVKIYPSSARGKGNPVIKQTLTVEAGMKYSAAAVGKLANLELLVTSNAKMGTEGKAKVRFIHASPDAPAVDIAVKGGDVLFVNVPFKGIANYQEVTPGKVDLEVRAAGTQDVVLTLPGIELQPNTVYSVYAAGLVKGKPELGALLIKE, translated from the coding sequence ATGGTCAAGAGAATCCTGATCGGGTTGCTGACGCTTATGATGGCGACATTCTTCTCCGGAATGGCCACCGCGGCAGAGCCTGCGCCGCAACAGGCAATGGTGCGCGTCGTTCACGCATCCCCCGATGCTCCTGCGGCAGATGTCTATGTAGATGGAAAACCGGCAATAACCGGTTTGGTTTTCAAACAAGCAACCGGTTACCTATCTTTGTCACCGGGACGGCATGAAGTCAAGATTTACCCCTCTTCTGCAAGGGGGAAAGGAAATCCTGTCATCAAGCAAACGCTGACTGTGGAAGCGGGTATGAAATATTCGGCCGCTGCCGTTGGCAAACTGGCGAATCTGGAACTGCTGGTAACCAGTAATGCCAAAATGGGAACAGAAGGGAAAGCCAAAGTCCGGTTTATTCACGCGTCTCCGGACGCACCCGCAGTGGACATTGCTGTAAAGGGCGGTGATGTTCTGTTTGTCAATGTGCCCTTCAAAGGGATCGCCAACTATCAGGAAGTGACCCCCGGCAAAGTAGACCTGGAAGTACGAGCGGCGGGAACCCAAGACGTGGTTCTGACACTGCCTGGAATCGAGCTGCAACCCAACACCGTTTATTCAGTGTATGCTGCAGGGCTCGTCAAGGGAAAACCGGAACTTGGCGCGCTGCTCATTAAAGAATAA
- a CDS encoding RNA polymerase sigma factor, translated as MNLLETRDEEILARVISGETDAYKELVVRHQSLIYTLCLKMLGDREEAQDAAQEAFLQAYQSLKDFKGDAQFRSWLYKIASNKCLDIRRKKARRAGIASISPLQEELPAQSLEPTPEEQLLASERTRELHEMVDNLPEKYRDVVILYHYKRLSYREIAEILGIEVKSVETRMSRAKKMLRDMLRKEEPVHDELARRRTSERVSGK; from the coding sequence GTGAACCTCCTGGAAACGAGGGACGAAGAAATTCTCGCACGAGTCATCAGTGGGGAAACAGATGCTTACAAGGAACTGGTCGTGCGTCACCAGTCTCTTATATACACACTTTGTCTGAAGATGTTGGGTGACAGAGAGGAAGCGCAGGATGCGGCACAAGAAGCGTTCCTGCAAGCCTATCAGTCACTGAAAGACTTCAAGGGAGACGCGCAGTTTCGATCATGGCTTTACAAAATTGCATCAAACAAATGCCTGGACATTCGACGCAAGAAAGCAAGGCGTGCGGGGATAGCCTCGATTTCCCCCCTTCAGGAGGAATTGCCTGCCCAATCCCTTGAACCAACGCCGGAAGAACAGTTGCTGGCATCGGAAAGAACCAGAGAGCTTCACGAGATGGTCGACAACTTGCCGGAAAAATATCGTGACGTAGTCATCCTGTACCATTACAAGCGCCTAAGTTACAGGGAGATCGCCGAAATCCTGGGGATTGAGGTCAAGTCCGTAGAGACCCGGATGAGCCGGGCGAAAAAAATGCTTAGAGACATGTTGCGAAAGGAGGAACCTGTGCATGACGAACTGGCACGTCGAAGAACGTCTGAGCGCGTATCTGGCAAATGA
- a CDS encoding anti-sigma factor family protein: MTNWHVEERLSAYLANEVEPEERDFIESHLEICTACRQEFEFLKELDLMLDDMPLEDPGSDFADAVMARIQSEATRKIGFWRGTDFRNMAASIVAAFLLFQGFIGVAPKISEVDSTISMYTATAEMQLKLWVQDISQLLGKRR, encoded by the coding sequence ATGACGAACTGGCACGTCGAAGAACGTCTGAGCGCGTATCTGGCAAATGAAGTGGAGCCTGAAGAGAGGGATTTCATCGAGTCACATCTTGAAATCTGCACAGCATGCCGCCAGGAGTTCGAATTCCTGAAGGAATTGGACCTTATGTTGGACGATATGCCTCTGGAGGATCCGGGCAGCGATTTTGCAGATGCAGTCATGGCCAGGATTCAATCCGAAGCAACCCGCAAGATTGGCTTCTGGAGGGGAACGGATTTCCGGAACATGGCCGCTTCCATTGTGGCAGCATTCCTTCTGTTCCAAGGTTTCATCGGAGTGGCGCCAAAAATTTCCGAAGTGGATTCTACAATTTCGATGTACACAGCGACGGCTGAAATGCAATTGAAACTGTGGGTGCAAGACATCAGCCAGTTATTGGGCAAAAGGAGGTAG